In Armatimonadota bacterium, the following proteins share a genomic window:
- a CDS encoding lipid kinase, protein MIAYPEILFLVNPRAGGGRAGHVDWQKVRAALDARCQVVVSQSPEDALFHASQFCQSDGGVLVVAGGDGSVHAVLPALVNTSTALALLPLGTSNVLARELGYPLGRRALQGCLQALRTGEVRQMDVGIVNGRPFALMASTGFDAYVLPRVPEDLKKRWGVFAFIWTGLRELRSYQPTRYRVIAGAETLEIEAVLLVVSNTSRYGWFTVIAPSARTDDGELDIVWFAADACWRRRIWRVLWDVFGGGAAKCPYLRFARAQSVHVEASSVQPVQCDGELVGETPMNVHVLPRALRVIGASPPAPSRSAV, encoded by the coding sequence ATGATAGCCTATCCAGAGATACTCTTCCTTGTCAACCCGCGGGCGGGCGGAGGGCGGGCAGGACACGTTGACTGGCAGAAGGTACGTGCTGCCCTCGATGCGCGCTGTCAGGTGGTGGTATCACAGTCCCCAGAGGATGCTTTGTTCCATGCTTCACAATTCTGCCAGAGCGATGGCGGAGTGCTGGTGGTAGCGGGGGGAGACGGTAGCGTGCATGCAGTGTTGCCTGCGCTGGTGAATACCTCTACTGCGCTAGCGTTGTTGCCTCTGGGCACGAGCAACGTGTTGGCACGGGAGCTAGGCTATCCGCTGGGGCGCAGGGCGTTGCAGGGGTGCCTGCAGGCTTTGCGAACAGGCGAGGTTCGGCAGATGGACGTGGGCATAGTCAATGGTCGTCCGTTTGCGTTGATGGCGAGCACAGGGTTCGATGCATACGTGCTGCCCCGTGTTCCCGAGGATCTGAAGAAGCGGTGGGGAGTTTTCGCTTTCATCTGGACAGGACTGCGTGAGCTGAGAAGCTATCAGCCGACCCGCTACCGTGTGATCGCCGGGGCGGAGACGCTAGAGATAGAAGCGGTATTGCTGGTGGTATCCAACACTTCGCGCTACGGATGGTTTACGGTGATCGCCCCCTCCGCACGCACCGACGACGGCGAACTGGATATCGTGTGGTTTGCTGCCGATGCCTGCTGGCGAAGGAGGATATGGCGGGTGTTGTGGGATGTTTTTGGAGGTGGGGCGGCAAAATGTCCCTACCTGCGCTTCGCCCGCGCTCAATCGGTGCATGTGGAAGCCTCTTCTGTGCAACCTGTGCAGTGCGATGGGGAACTGGTGGGCGAGACGCCGATGAATGTTCATGTTCTACCTCGCGCCCTCCGGGTCATCGGCGCATCGCCTCCAGCTCCTTCGCGTAGCGCTGTTTGA
- a CDS encoding AMP-dependent synthetase gives MYRNLCTVFAEVADRQSQHTALVRILKGKTVPLTYGDYLQRVIHLSAGLQATGVSFGDRVLLLSENRPEWAIADYALLSLGAIVVPVYPSLPANQIEYLARDSGARVIIVSDEKQYRKAVEVSKAVPHMETIVIMEPPADLASNAISFADVERRGAEEPSAEQQFRERITQIPPDHIATFIYTSGTTGEPKGAMLTHRNLLSNVDACLQIIDAGPDDVFLSFLPLSHVFERMGGHFTAVACGATVYYCETLFTIARDMQIAHPTVMLAVPRLFESIRDRIMENVTKQPPLRRRIFHWAFRNASKAAQAVRGERRWTPWLRLKYRLADRLVLHKVHELTGGRLRFFVSGGAALGKHNAEFFHAFGILILEGYGLTETSPVVAVNRPNDYRFGTVGKPIPGVEVRIAEDGEILVRGPNVMLGYYNKPAETAEAIDPEGWFHTGDLGSLDADGFLRITGRKKDIIVLANGKNVAPVPIEEQLKTSPYISEAVLFGDEQDVITALIVPNFERTREWAKMQGLLVHSDADLVALPEVKQLIKQEIERLTSYLADFEKVRRFTLLDHPFSIETGELTPTLKVRRHFVKQRYAKELEAMRR, from the coding sequence ATGTATCGCAACCTCTGTACCGTGTTCGCTGAGGTCGCGGACAGACAGTCTCAGCATACCGCGTTGGTTCGCATCCTGAAAGGTAAAACCGTTCCCCTGACGTACGGTGATTATCTCCAGCGCGTTATCCACCTCAGCGCAGGGCTACAGGCAACGGGTGTCTCCTTTGGCGACCGCGTGCTACTGCTCTCGGAGAACCGCCCTGAGTGGGCTATTGCCGATTATGCCTTGCTCTCGTTGGGCGCGATCGTTGTGCCTGTGTACCCTTCCCTACCTGCCAACCAGATAGAGTATCTGGCGCGCGACAGCGGCGCAAGGGTGATTATCGTTTCCGATGAGAAGCAGTACCGCAAAGCAGTAGAGGTCAGCAAAGCCGTTCCCCACATGGAAACTATCGTCATCATGGAACCACCTGCCGACCTCGCCAGCAACGCCATTAGCTTTGCCGATGTCGAGCGACGTGGTGCAGAGGAGCCCAGTGCTGAGCAACAATTCAGAGAACGTATCACGCAAATACCGCCCGACCATATCGCCACGTTCATCTACACCAGCGGCACCACCGGTGAACCAAAGGGCGCGATGCTCACGCACCGCAACTTGCTATCGAACGTGGACGCCTGCCTGCAAATCATCGACGCAGGACCCGACGACGTCTTCCTCTCCTTCCTGCCTCTCAGTCACGTGTTCGAGCGCATGGGCGGACACTTCACTGCCGTTGCCTGCGGCGCGACCGTATACTACTGCGAAACGCTCTTTACTATCGCCCGCGATATGCAGATTGCCCATCCGACGGTGATGCTGGCAGTGCCTCGCCTCTTCGAGAGCATTCGTGACCGCATCATGGAGAACGTCACTAAACAGCCTCCACTCCGACGACGCATCTTTCACTGGGCGTTCCGCAACGCCTCTAAAGCAGCGCAGGCAGTGCGTGGCGAGCGACGGTGGACACCATGGCTGCGCCTCAAGTACCGCCTGGCAGACCGCCTGGTGCTTCACAAAGTGCACGAGTTGACCGGAGGGCGCCTTCGTTTTTTCGTGTCGGGTGGCGCAGCGCTGGGCAAACACAATGCCGAGTTCTTCCACGCCTTCGGTATCCTGATACTGGAAGGCTACGGATTAACTGAAACCTCGCCGGTGGTCGCCGTGAACCGCCCGAACGACTACCGGTTCGGCACAGTGGGTAAGCCGATCCCGGGGGTGGAGGTGCGTATCGCGGAAGACGGCGAGATACTGGTGCGTGGACCGAACGTCATGCTGGGTTATTACAACAAACCCGCTGAGACCGCCGAAGCGATTGATCCTGAAGGCTGGTTTCACACCGGCGACCTGGGCTCGCTGGACGCCGACGGGTTTCTGCGCATCACCGGGCGTAAGAAGGACATCATCGTGTTGGCGAACGGTAAAAACGTTGCCCCAGTGCCCATCGAGGAACAGTTGAAAACCAGTCCCTACATCTCCGAAGCGGTGCTGTTCGGCGACGAGCAGGATGTGATTACCGCGCTCATCGTGCCCAACTTCGAGCGCACGCGCGAGTGGGCGAAGATGCAGGGCTTACTGGTGCACAGCGACGCTGATCTGGTTGCCCTGCCGGAGGTGAAGCAGCTCATCAAGCAGGAGATCGAACGCCTGACCTCCTACCTCGCCGACTTCGAGAAGGTGCGCCGTTTTACCCTGCTGGACCATCCCTTCAGCATCGAGACAGGCGAACTGACCCCCACGCTGAAGGTGCGCAGGCACTTTGTCAAACAGCGCTACGCGAAGGAGCTGGAGGCGATGCGCCGATGA
- a CDS encoding DNA-binding protein has translation MNRAEDWLRQAERDLYQAQISLQNEVHEWACFAAQQAAEKAVKALHLQLGQDAWGHSVLKLLQQLPEQIEVPRELEEIAGVLDAYYIPPRYPNGFAEGAPYEYYTRRQSEEAIRYAREILEFARAEMDRCRERS, from the coding sequence ATGAACCGTGCAGAGGACTGGTTGCGTCAGGCAGAGCGCGACCTGTATCAGGCGCAGATTAGCTTGCAGAACGAGGTGCACGAGTGGGCATGTTTCGCGGCACAGCAGGCTGCGGAGAAAGCGGTCAAGGCGTTGCACCTGCAGCTGGGACAGGATGCATGGGGACATTCTGTGCTAAAACTACTGCAACAGCTGCCCGAACAGATAGAGGTGCCGCGCGAACTGGAAGAGATTGCTGGCGTACTGGACGCCTACTACATCCCGCCACGCTATCCCAATGGGTTCGCGGAAGGTGCGCCCTACGAGTATTACACCCGAAGACAAAGCGAAGAGGCGATACGCTATGCCCGTGAGATCCTTGAGTTCGCCCGTGCTGAAATGGATCGATGCCGAGAGCGTTCTTGA